A single window of Acidimicrobiales bacterium DNA harbors:
- the glnA gene encoding type I glutamate--ammonia ligase, producing the protein MERQQDYVLRTVEERGVRLIRLWFTDVLGQLKSVAISPAELEAAFEEGIHFDGSAIDGFSRIQESDVLAVPDPNTFELLHFGTDDDESARMFCDIRNHDGTPFEGDPRHVLRRNLEKARERGFDFMVAPEMEFFYFADGDPSKPLQPLDAGSYFDLTTRDVATTLRKRTIALLEAMGIPVEYSFHEDAPSQHEIDLRYTDALTMADNVMTFRLLVREVALESGVYATFLPKPLRGVQGSGMHLHLSLFEGDTNAFHDPGDAYGLSKVAYGFIAGLLHHAPEITAITNQLVNSYKRLIAGYEAPVYIVWARNNQSALVRVPLVKKGKASSTRIEYRAPDPACNPYLAFSVILAAGLRGIEEGYELPPETTTNVFDLTETELVAEGIRPLPQSLAEALDLMEQSELVAETLGEHIFEWFLRNKRREWAEYKAQVTPFELERYLPAW; encoded by the coding sequence GTGGAGCGCCAGCAGGACTACGTGTTGCGCACAGTGGAGGAGCGTGGCGTAAGGCTCATCAGGCTCTGGTTCACGGACGTCCTCGGTCAGCTCAAGTCGGTGGCGATCTCGCCGGCAGAGCTGGAGGCTGCTTTCGAGGAGGGGATCCACTTCGACGGATCGGCGATAGACGGGTTCTCACGAATCCAGGAGTCGGACGTCTTGGCCGTCCCCGACCCCAACACTTTCGAGCTGCTGCACTTCGGCACGGACGACGACGAGTCCGCCCGCATGTTCTGCGACATCCGCAACCACGACGGTACGCCTTTCGAGGGAGACCCCCGCCACGTCCTGAGAAGGAACCTCGAGAAGGCGAGAGAGAGAGGCTTCGACTTCATGGTCGCCCCCGAGATGGAGTTCTTCTACTTCGCCGACGGAGACCCGAGCAAGCCCTTGCAGCCGTTGGACGCCGGTTCATATTTCGACCTCACTACACGGGACGTCGCCACCACGCTTCGGAAGCGAACCATCGCCCTGCTGGAGGCCATGGGGATCCCGGTCGAGTACTCCTTCCACGAAGATGCGCCCTCACAGCACGAGATCGACCTCCGCTACACGGATGCCCTGACCATGGCCGACAACGTGATGACGTTCCGCCTGTTGGTGAGGGAGGTGGCGCTCGAGAGCGGGGTGTATGCCACCTTCCTCCCGAAGCCGCTGAGAGGCGTGCAGGGCTCGGGTATGCACCTACACCTCTCCCTGTTCGAGGGAGACACCAACGCCTTCCACGACCCGGGCGACGCGTATGGGCTCTCCAAGGTCGCCTACGGTTTCATAGCCGGACTGCTCCACCACGCGCCGGAGATCACCGCGATCACCAACCAGTTGGTGAACTCCTACAAGCGTCTGATCGCGGGCTATGAAGCTCCCGTCTACATCGTCTGGGCGAGAAACAACCAGTCTGCGCTGGTTCGGGTGCCCTTGGTGAAGAAGGGGAAGGCATCGTCGACGCGCATCGAATACAGAGCACCCGATCCCGCCTGCAATCCGTATCTCGCCTTCTCGGTGATCCTCGCAGCCGGTCTGAGGGGGATCGAAGAGGGCTATGAGCTCCCTCCCGAGACCACCACGAACGTCTTCGACCTCACCGAGACGGAGCTGGTCGCCGAAGGAATCCGACCGCTGCCGCAGTCTCTGGCAGAGGCGCTCGACCTCATGGAGCAGTCTGAGCTCGTGGCCGAGACGCTTGGCGAGCACATATTCGAATGGTTCCTCCGCAACAAGCGGAGGGAGTGGGCCGAGTACAAGGCCCAGGTGACGCCGTTCGAGTTGGAAAGGTACCTTCCTGCCTGGTGA
- a CDS encoding glutamine synthetase has product MLRVCARLPMVSGSPVGRALWLGVADRTMVRQAVEDQTTCQEVHVQERTPAEVIALARDEGVEIVDLRFCDLPGLMQHFSIPVSELTEEAFEEGYGFDGSSIRGFQEIQESDMILKPDPDTAVIDPFREHKTLNINCFVHDPLTGENYTRDPRFVALKAERYLETTGIADTAYFGPEAEFFIFDDVRFEQSYNRGFYQVDSEEASWNTAREENPNLGYKPRYKEGYFPVPPMDHFQDLRSEMILTMQKLGIEIEVHHHEVGTAGQAEIDMRFDTLLRMADKLMLYKYVVKNVAWRHGKSATFMPKPIFQDNGSGMHTHQSLWKGGEPLFFDEKGYAGLSDTARWYIGGLLKHAPAVLAFAAPTTNSYKRLVPGYEAPVNLVYSQRNRSAAVRIPLYSQSPKAKRIEFRCPDPSCNPYLAFAAMLMAGLDGVQNRIEPPDPVDKDLYDLPPEELAKVPMVPASLDEALKALEQDNDFLKAGGVFTDDLIETWISYKRENEVDAIRLRPHPWEFHLYYDI; this is encoded by the coding sequence TTGCTGAGAGTCTGCGCCCGGTTGCCGATGGTGTCCGGCAGTCCCGTCGGCCGTGCCTTGTGGTTGGGCGTGGCCGACAGGACTATGGTCCGTCAGGCGGTTGAGGATCAGACGACCTGTCAGGAGGTGCACGTGCAGGAACGCACACCAGCCGAAGTGATCGCTCTGGCGAGGGACGAAGGGGTCGAGATAGTCGACCTTCGATTCTGTGACCTTCCGGGGCTGATGCAGCACTTCTCCATCCCGGTGTCCGAACTCACCGAAGAGGCCTTCGAGGAGGGCTACGGCTTCGATGGGTCGTCTATCCGGGGTTTCCAGGAGATCCAAGAGTCGGACATGATCTTGAAGCCCGATCCGGACACGGCGGTGATCGACCCGTTCCGGGAACACAAGACGCTGAACATCAACTGCTTCGTGCACGATCCCCTCACCGGTGAGAACTACACACGGGACCCCAGGTTCGTCGCCCTGAAGGCGGAGAGGTATCTCGAGACTACGGGCATAGCCGACACCGCGTACTTCGGGCCGGAGGCGGAGTTCTTCATCTTCGACGACGTCCGTTTCGAGCAGTCCTACAACCGAGGCTTCTACCAAGTCGACTCCGAAGAGGCCTCCTGGAACACGGCGCGGGAAGAGAACCCCAACCTCGGATACAAGCCGCGCTACAAGGAGGGGTACTTCCCTGTTCCGCCCATGGACCACTTCCAGGATCTGCGCAGCGAGATGATCCTCACGATGCAGAAGCTCGGCATCGAGATCGAGGTGCACCACCACGAAGTCGGGACCGCCGGGCAGGCCGAGATCGACATGAGGTTCGACACGCTGTTGCGTATGGCAGACAAGCTGATGCTCTACAAGTACGTCGTCAAGAACGTGGCTTGGAGGCACGGGAAGTCTGCCACCTTCATGCCCAAGCCCATCTTCCAGGACAACGGCTCCGGGATGCACACGCACCAGTCACTCTGGAAGGGCGGCGAGCCGCTCTTCTTCGACGAGAAGGGGTACGCCGGGCTCTCCGACACGGCGCGCTGGTACATCGGCGGTCTTCTGAAGCACGCACCCGCGGTGCTCGCATTCGCGGCTCCGACGACGAACAGCTACAAGCGCCTGGTTCCCGGATACGAGGCGCCGGTGAACTTGGTGTACTCCCAGAGGAACCGGTCGGCAGCCGTGCGGATTCCGCTCTACTCGCAGAGCCCGAAGGCAAAGCGGATCGAGTTCCGGTGCCCGGACCCCTCTTGCAACCCATACCTGGCCTTCGCCGCGATGCTGATGGCGGGCCTCGACGGGGTCCAGAACCGGATCGAACCGCCGGATCCGGTCGACAAGGACCTCTACGACCTGCCGCCGGAAGAGCTCGCCAAGGTGCCCATGGTCCCTGCGTCGCTGGACGAGGCGCTGAAGGCACTCGAGCAGGACAACGACTTCTTGAAGGCGGGAGGCGTGTTCACCGACGATCTGATCGAGACCTGGATCTCCTACAAGCGGGAGAACGAGGTGGATGCCATACGGCTGCGCCCCCATCCCTGGGAGTTCCACCTGTACTACGACATTTGA
- the glnE gene encoding glutamate-ammonia-ligase adenylyltransferase: MHSTSLPPRLREAAATSASPEDVETLLVTLLETDPNFTARADEHPHLIDAVVAVAGASRSLGRLLASDPSALTVLENLDLREPPPRDEELLAPWKRRELLRIAARDLLGIDDLVETTAALSQMARDVLQAATELARADGLAVIAMGKFGGDELNYASDVDVIFVGDGDHDTLQQAARRVLAVAGRCFRVDVDLRPEGRAGALVRSLDSYETYWARWAEPWEFQALLKARYAAGEPSLGRRFVETAQRWLWTHPPDAEAIRYLRSMKRRSERFVDEKGLLDSDIKRGRGGIRDIEFTVQLLQLVHGHADPSLRAANTLTVLDELGKAGYIDEEDARVLETSYRFLRRTEHAIQLLDEQQTHTIPSDPGVLERIARTLGYKDTPEGRAAQLLDADLKHTQVSVRVVHERVFFRPLLEAFAGADGGMSPETASERLSAFGFTDAERTRIAVRELTHGLNRASRLMRHLLPLLLDWLSQSPDPDLGLLQLRNLLAGPRTNQRLLDAFRDSPEIARRLCTLLGSSRMVGDGLLRNPDVVSRLAHEERLLTKPRPALVESARTALGWRATSDRQAGLRRWKERNLLGIVCRDLLGLLDVAGVGEELATLAEATVEAALEVAAPDVPFAVVALGRLGGRELSYASDLDLVFVHGGTSAEAFEKADRLARSVMRFLSGGTAAERIFEVDPDLRPEGRKGPMSRSLDGYASYFSRWAETWERQAWTRARFVAGDAELGESLVAAARDFSFGRPLESSEIREIRRIKARVESERIPPSEDPEFHLKLGRGGLADVEWVVQLLQLRHGVVETSTLEALRELESRGIVDSEDATILRESYEFCESCRNRIALVVGPPANSLPSGADLDRVARSFQMTASELRERYKRTTRRARRVYERLFFGNS; encoded by the coding sequence GTGCACTCGACCTCGCTCCCACCCCGTCTGAGGGAAGCGGCGGCGACATCGGCGTCTCCCGAGGACGTGGAGACGTTGCTCGTGACGCTCCTCGAGACGGATCCGAACTTCACAGCTCGTGCCGACGAACATCCCCACCTGATCGATGCCGTGGTGGCGGTCGCCGGAGCGAGCCGGTCCTTGGGGCGACTGCTGGCCTCGGACCCGTCGGCGCTGACGGTCCTCGAAAACCTCGACCTGAGAGAGCCTCCGCCCCGCGACGAAGAACTCCTCGCACCCTGGAAGAGACGCGAGCTTCTGCGGATCGCGGCCCGTGATCTGCTGGGCATAGACGACCTCGTCGAAACGACTGCCGCTCTCTCGCAGATGGCCAGGGATGTGCTGCAGGCGGCAACCGAGCTGGCACGCGCCGACGGACTCGCCGTGATAGCCATGGGGAAGTTCGGCGGAGACGAGCTCAACTACGCGAGCGACGTCGACGTGATCTTCGTCGGAGACGGAGACCACGACACGCTCCAACAGGCGGCACGACGAGTCCTAGCCGTCGCAGGTCGCTGCTTCAGAGTCGACGTCGATCTGAGACCGGAAGGTCGCGCCGGTGCCCTCGTACGCTCCCTCGACTCGTACGAGACCTATTGGGCGCGATGGGCAGAGCCGTGGGAATTCCAAGCCCTTCTGAAAGCACGATATGCCGCAGGGGAACCCTCTCTCGGACGGAGGTTCGTGGAGACCGCTCAACGGTGGCTGTGGACCCACCCCCCGGATGCCGAAGCGATCCGTTACCTCAGGTCGATGAAGCGGAGAAGCGAACGGTTCGTCGACGAGAAGGGGCTCCTCGACAGCGACATCAAGAGGGGAAGAGGAGGCATCAGGGACATCGAATTCACCGTCCAACTCCTCCAGTTGGTGCACGGACACGCCGACCCGTCGCTGCGCGCTGCGAACACGTTGACGGTTCTCGACGAACTCGGGAAAGCCGGATACATCGACGAAGAAGACGCGAGGGTGTTGGAGACTTCCTATCGGTTCTTGCGGAGAACCGAACACGCCATCCAACTGTTGGACGAACAGCAGACACATACGATTCCTTCGGATCCGGGCGTGCTCGAGCGGATTGCGCGAACGCTCGGCTACAAGGACACGCCCGAAGGTAGAGCAGCTCAGCTACTGGACGCCGACCTGAAGCACACCCAAGTCTCCGTCCGGGTCGTACACGAACGCGTCTTCTTCAGACCGCTGCTCGAGGCTTTCGCCGGGGCCGACGGCGGCATGAGCCCCGAGACTGCGTCCGAGCGCCTCTCCGCCTTCGGTTTCACAGACGCGGAGCGGACGCGCATAGCGGTGCGCGAGCTGACGCACGGTCTGAACCGCGCGTCGAGGCTCATGCGCCACCTCCTGCCTCTCCTGTTGGACTGGCTGTCCCAGTCACCCGACCCCGACCTGGGTCTGCTCCAGCTACGCAACCTGCTTGCCGGGCCGCGGACGAATCAGCGTCTGTTGGACGCGTTCCGGGACTCCCCCGAGATCGCGCGACGCCTCTGCACCCTCCTCGGGAGCAGCCGCATGGTCGGAGACGGCCTCCTGCGGAACCCCGACGTGGTGTCGCGCCTCGCTCACGAGGAACGTCTGCTCACCAAGCCCCGCCCGGCACTCGTGGAGTCGGCCCGTACCGCCCTCGGCTGGCGCGCCACCTCAGACCGCCAAGCAGGTCTCCGACGATGGAAAGAACGGAACTTGCTGGGGATCGTCTGCCGCGATCTCCTCGGACTGCTGGACGTCGCCGGTGTGGGCGAAGAGTTGGCGACGCTCGCGGAGGCGACTGTCGAAGCCGCACTCGAGGTGGCAGCACCAGACGTTCCGTTCGCAGTGGTCGCACTGGGAAGACTGGGGGGGCGAGAGCTGTCTTATGCGTCGGACTTGGACCTGGTCTTCGTCCACGGTGGGACCTCGGCAGAAGCCTTCGAGAAGGCCGACCGCTTGGCTCGCTCCGTGATGCGCTTCCTGTCGGGTGGTACCGCAGCCGAGCGCATTTTCGAGGTCGATCCCGATCTCAGGCCGGAGGGCAGGAAGGGCCCCATGTCCCGGAGCCTCGACGGCTACGCGAGCTACTTCTCGCGCTGGGCCGAGACGTGGGAACGGCAGGCGTGGACTCGCGCCCGGTTCGTGGCCGGTGACGCCGAGCTGGGGGAGTCGCTCGTGGCTGCTGCGAGAGATTTCTCTTTTGGAAGGCCTCTCGAGTCCTCCGAGATCCGTGAGATACGCCGCATCAAGGCTCGTGTGGAATCGGAGCGGATCCCGCCTTCCGAAGATCCCGAGTTCCATCTCAAACTCGGCAGAGGGGGCCTCGCAGACGTGGAGTGGGTGGTCCAGCTACTGCAACTCCGCCACGGAGTGGTGGAGACTTCCACTCTCGAAGCGCTGCGCGAGCTCGAGAGTCGAGGGATAGTGGATTCCGAGGACGCGACGATCCTCAGAGAGTCCTACGAGTTCTGCGAGTCCTGTCGAAACCGGATCGCTCTCGTCGTCGGGCCGCCGGCCAATTCACTCCCCTCGGGCGCGGACCTCGATCGCGTGGCCCGCTCGTTCCAGATGACCGCCTCCGAGCTGCGGGAGCGATACAAGCGAACCACCCGGCGGGCCAGAAGGGTCTACGAGCGACTCTTCTTCGGAAACTCGTGA
- a CDS encoding NAD+ synthase, whose translation MSAQNIGSREPGAEAGDLPDGRMSQRRLGAVSERSRVLRVAVAQTNLVVGDLSGNVAKMKSSLEAARRLGADVVAFPELAVTGYPPEDLVLRPRFVSDNLRALRDLASAVHGCVALVGYVDRSERGLHNAVAVCADGEVKTTVYKRHLPNYAVFDEARYFVPGDGPPRVFAVAGVPCAVTVCEDAWVREGPVAAAARAGAACVFNLNASPYHRGKVDEREQMLAERVEESGAAIVYANLVGGQDELVFDGASMVYDRTGAVVGRAPQFREDLLVVDLDVGPSTGAVPVEFSFDVPAREKPSVGARFADRLHPLEEVYEALVLGTRDYVEKNGFGAVVVGVSGGIDSSLVATLAVDAMGPDRVHTVAMPSRYSSAHSLEDAAALARSLAVDHRVIPIEPAHRAFEEMLPKAFADARDSTAAENVQSRIRGVILMTLSNAYGWLVLTTGNKSEMAVGYATLYGDMAGGFAVIKDVPKTLVYELARWRNEKAGRYLIPRRVFEKPPSAELRPGQLDTDSLPPYEKLDPVLECYVERDMSVADLVEAGFDPDLVRRVARMVDRNEYKRRQAPPGPRVTTKAFGKDRRLPITNHYVG comes from the coding sequence ATGTCGGCGCAAAACATAGGTTCGAGAGAGCCAGGTGCCGAGGCGGGTGACTTGCCCGACGGGAGGATGTCACAACGTAGGCTCGGCGCTGTGAGCGAGCGCTCGAGGGTCCTGCGCGTGGCGGTGGCTCAGACAAACCTCGTCGTGGGCGACCTGTCGGGGAACGTCGCGAAGATGAAGTCGTCTCTGGAGGCGGCCCGTCGCCTCGGGGCGGACGTGGTGGCGTTCCCCGAACTCGCCGTCACCGGTTACCCCCCGGAGGATCTCGTGCTCCGACCCCGCTTCGTGTCGGACAACCTCCGTGCCTTGCGAGACCTGGCGTCGGCGGTGCACGGATGCGTGGCACTGGTGGGCTACGTGGACAGGTCCGAGCGCGGCCTGCACAACGCCGTCGCCGTCTGCGCCGACGGAGAGGTGAAGACGACGGTGTACAAGCGGCACCTCCCCAACTACGCCGTCTTCGACGAAGCGAGATACTTCGTTCCCGGTGACGGCCCTCCTCGCGTGTTCGCGGTGGCAGGAGTGCCGTGTGCTGTGACCGTCTGTGAAGACGCGTGGGTGCGGGAAGGCCCGGTGGCTGCTGCGGCCAGGGCGGGAGCCGCGTGTGTCTTCAACCTGAATGCCTCGCCCTACCACCGCGGAAAGGTCGACGAACGCGAGCAGATGTTGGCCGAACGGGTGGAAGAGTCGGGAGCCGCGATCGTCTACGCGAACCTCGTCGGCGGCCAAGACGAACTGGTTTTCGACGGGGCTTCCATGGTGTACGACCGGACTGGTGCGGTGGTCGGGCGGGCTCCACAGTTTCGTGAGGATCTCCTCGTTGTGGACCTGGATGTCGGCCCCTCGACCGGCGCCGTCCCTGTCGAGTTTTCCTTTGACGTCCCGGCTCGGGAGAAGCCCTCTGTAGGAGCACGTTTTGCCGATCGGCTGCATCCACTGGAGGAGGTTTACGAGGCCCTGGTACTCGGGACCCGTGACTACGTGGAGAAGAACGGGTTCGGTGCGGTGGTCGTCGGTGTCTCCGGAGGAATCGATTCGTCGCTGGTGGCGACGTTGGCGGTGGACGCAATGGGACCGGACCGTGTCCACACCGTGGCGATGCCGTCGCGCTATTCGAGCGCGCACTCGCTGGAAGATGCAGCTGCGCTGGCGCGCTCGCTGGCTGTAGACCATCGGGTGATTCCCATCGAGCCGGCTCACAGGGCTTTCGAAGAGATGTTGCCGAAAGCCTTCGCAGATGCACGAGACTCCACTGCGGCCGAGAACGTGCAATCTCGGATCAGGGGCGTGATCCTGATGACCTTGTCGAACGCGTACGGCTGGCTGGTGCTCACCACCGGGAACAAGAGCGAGATGGCGGTGGGCTACGCCACCCTCTACGGCGACATGGCGGGTGGCTTCGCCGTGATAAAGGACGTCCCCAAGACCCTGGTGTACGAACTGGCTCGGTGGAGAAACGAGAAGGCAGGGCGGTATCTGATCCCTCGGCGGGTCTTCGAGAAACCACCGTCGGCCGAGTTGCGACCCGGGCAGCTGGACACCGATTCGCTTCCTCCGTACGAGAAGCTGGATCCCGTCCTCGAGTGCTACGTCGAGAGGGACATGTCGGTCGCGGATCTCGTAGAAGCGGGATTCGATCCGGACCTGGTCAGGCGGGTCGCTCGGATGGTGGACCGCAACGAATACAAGCGCCGACAGGCCCCGCCGGGTCCGCGCGTGACGACCAAGGCCTTCGGGAAGGATCGCAGGCTCCCCATAACCAATCACTATGTCGGCTGA